A section of the Primulina eburnea isolate SZY01 chromosome 1, ASM2296580v1, whole genome shotgun sequence genome encodes:
- the LOC140828144 gene encoding uncharacterized protein, translated as MVRTYKVKGQKRKTKKEKYDPGEEPGPLDEDESLQLPKKQKTEAVEPNSENLIDEMPGIPIVPVESENKPGVIFILEKASLEIAKVGKNYQLLSSDEHANYLLKNKRNPAEYRPDIAFQAIQTILDSRVNKVGRLKALYVKTQEGILFQIKPHARMPRTYKRFSGLMVQLLQKLHITAAGKGEKLLRVIKNPVTQYLPIKSRKIGFSHSSEKLVNIHDYVGTVNRELDLVFVVGAMAHGKIEKDYVEDYISISSFPLSAAYCISMITTSLEQKWEIL; from the exons ATGGTGCGAACTTATAAAGTGAAAGGGCAGAAGAGAAAGACGAAGAAAGAGAAGTACGATCCAGGAGAAGAACCCGGGCCGTTGGATGAAGATGAATCCCTGCAGCTGCCAAAGAAGCAGAAAACGGAAGCCGTGGAACCCAATAGTgaaaatttgattgatgaaatGCCTGGAATTCCAATTGTCCCTGTTGAATCAGAGAATAAGCCTGGGGTAATTTTTATCCTCGAGAAGGCATCACTGGAAATTGCCAAAGTTGGTAAG AACTATCAGCTTTTGAGTTCGGATGAGCATGCTAATTATTTGTTGAAGAATAAGCGGAACCCGGCAGAGTATCGACCTGATATTGCATTTCAG GCAATCCAAACAATTCTGGACAGTCGTGTGAACAAAGTAGGACGTTTGAAAGCTTTATATGTGAAGACACAAGAAGGTATTCTTTTTCAAATCAAACCTCATGCTCGTATGCCGAGGACATATAAGCGATTCTCTGGTCTCATGG TGCAACTTCTACAAAAGCTGCATATTACTGCAGCTGGCAAGGGGGAAAAACTTTTGCGTGTCATCAAGAACCCCGTCACCCAGTACTTACCGATAAAATCTCGTAAAATTG GCTTCTCACACAGTTCAGAAAAACTGGTTAACATTCATGATTATGTTGGTACTGTCAACCGTGAGCTGGACCTTGTTTTTGTG GTTGGGGCAATGGCCCACGGGAAAATTGAAAAAGATTATGTAGAGGATTATATTTCAA